A region from the Pseudomonas sp. KU26590 genome encodes:
- a CDS encoding DUF969 domain-containing protein gives MQTAINLWPLLGVLVIVLGFVLRFNPMLVVALAALATGLAASMPLETILATIGTGFIKTRTLPLIILLPLAVIGLLERHGLRLHAQNWIARFTGATAGRLLIAYLFVRETTAALGLTSLGGHPQMVRPLLAPMAEGAAESRFGKLPETLRIKLLALCAATDNVGLFFGEDIFVAFGAIALMHTFLLGSGIDVDPMHIAFWGIPTAICAFVIHAIRLHRFDQRLNRELTVLPPASAVDKELVR, from the coding sequence ATGCAAACCGCTATCAACCTCTGGCCGCTGCTTGGCGTGCTGGTCATCGTTCTGGGCTTCGTCCTGCGTTTCAATCCCATGCTGGTCGTGGCGCTCGCCGCCCTGGCCACCGGCCTTGCCGCCAGCATGCCGCTGGAAACCATTCTGGCTACCATCGGCACGGGCTTCATCAAGACCCGCACGCTGCCGCTGATCATCCTCTTGCCGCTGGCGGTGATCGGCCTGCTGGAGCGCCACGGCCTGCGGTTGCATGCGCAGAACTGGATCGCCCGCTTTACCGGCGCCACGGCCGGACGGCTGTTGATCGCGTACCTCTTCGTGCGTGAAACCACCGCCGCCCTTGGATTGACCAGCCTTGGCGGCCACCCGCAGATGGTGCGGCCGCTGCTCGCGCCCATGGCCGAAGGCGCCGCTGAATCGCGTTTCGGCAAGCTCCCCGAGACGCTGCGTATCAAACTGCTGGCGTTGTGCGCGGCGACCGACAATGTCGGGCTGTTCTTCGGCGAAGACATCTTCGTCGCGTTTGGCGCGATCGCGCTGATGCACACCTTTCTGCTCGGCTCCGGCATTGATGTCGACCCGATGCACATCGCCTTTTGGGGGATACCGACGGCGATCTGCGCGTTCGTCATCCACGCCATCCGCCTGCACCGTTTCGATCAGCGCCTGAACCGTGAGCTGACGGTGCTGCCGCCGGCCTCCGCTGTCGACAAGGAGCTGGTGCGATGA